The sequence ACAGCACTTGGGTTCCCCAAACCACGAGCGTTCCAACTAACAATTTTCATGGCTGTTGGCGGGACTGTAAACCAGTCACCGCTGAATTATCTGCTACACCCCCAGAATCCCTGAAGTCTGTGGAAACTTGTTGTTGTTCATCTTCTTCAATTGACAAAGTTGAAGTGAAGTCATTGGAAGTATTCCCTCTACATCTTTTTAGTGTTTGCCTCAGCGATAGACCATCACTTTGTCTCTTAGTTTACAGATTTGGGTTAGAGTTTTCTTTCCCAAATGTGTTCCCAGGAGCCGTGGGAATAGATGGAGAAGCATGAGCATTTGTAAAAACAGTTGAAGTGTTAACCCAATTGTGCTTATTAGTGATTGAAACTGATTGAGTAGTTGGAGGGTAAGTCGCAAAAGTATTATTACACAAAGATGCTGAAACTGCAGGCATGTAAATTGATGATAGATTAGTGTAATTAATATCAGGATCATCAGATGAGAGTGTGGGTTTCACACGATCAATCTTCTAAGCAGAGGAAAGTGAGGTTAGGGTAGTGTGATGATTAAGAATGGGAGGCTTAAAATAAATGGAGTGTGATGGTAAAGTAACATGTGGTGGAGCAACATTAATGACTAGAACATGTGCCCCATTGTTGTCATTAACTTCATTGTTAACAGTGTGTTGGGAGGACTCTCCATCCAAGAATTGTCGTGGCTGAGGCAGTCCACGTAACTAAAGATTAGGAATTGCAGCAGTGAGACTTTTCTTGGCAAGCCGAGTCAAAAGTGGCCATGCATCCCCTTTGGAAAAATCCGTTCTGTATCGATCGCAACTTGAAGTTGGCAGAGGAGATCCTTTGATGTACGGCTGATACTCTAGTGCAGGTTCTTCTCCATTATCCAATTGCTCAAGATATATCTGGCATTTGTTATATGGGTGACCGATTCTCCCACATTCCATACAATATTCCGGCAACCGCTCGTATCGAAATTCAACCCAGAACTTATCTTTGACATGAGTAAGAGAGATCATTCGTCCTCTCTTTAGAGGTTTGGTGACATCAATTTTAACTCGGATACGCAGAAACGGCCCCCAACCTTCATTCAGGGAATCTTCAAAAACATCAATGTACTCGCCAACAATATTTCCAAGAGCAAAAGCCAAAGATTTAGTTTTACTCAAAAAAGGAAGGCGGAAGACTTGTACCCAAAAAGGTGTAAATTTAAGATCTTCAGAAGTAaaattttttccaatttcagGTGTATGCAGAACAATGCGGTGGTTTTGGAAGTGGAAAGGTTCACGATTCAGGACTCGGATTTTATCCCCCTCACATCCGAAAGAGAGCATAAACATATCATAAGATTCAGAAATTTTTACAGGAAATCTCCCATCCCAATGCTCAGACATTTGATTTTGCAAAGTGGACAACTAAACTTTCTTCTTTGTAAAAATCTTGGCATACAGCACCGTATCAATAGTAACTGAGGGTGAAATAGCTTCAGAATCATGAAATTCGAACACTGATTCCTCATCTTCAGTTAATGTAATTTTCTCCTTCATTTTATTAATGAGCTGATCCATGGTGAACCAAAGGAACACTGATTAGAAGTTGAAAAAGAGAAGAACAGGGGAAGGACACTACCAAGGAAATAACCCAGAAAGAAGAAAATTCAGTTAAAAAAACAATAACTGCATAAATAACTGAAGAAAAACTGCTATTTTCTGGGAAAAAGATGAATAAAACTGGTAAAATCCATATGGGACATTAACTGCCACAGAGcactaaaaaaacaaaaaaaaaataatactaattacAACATACACATTTATAAGAAAACAAATAGATTAAAAAGCTATGTATGCCAAAATAGATAGGAGTTTACTATAACACCTCTTTAAAATGGTGTACTATAAACTTACCCAATATTAATTTACAAGATTTCTATTAGAAATTCATTATGCATCcttcatttttaaaattaattatatagatattttgTCAAGAAAAAAATCATTATAGATAGAAGATGAGTGCTAAGGCGACTCTCTATTGTACAAAAATGTACTCTATTTTGCACTCTCCATCATCCAATGACAAGTGTCATCTTTCAAGATTggtttatttgtgcttaataaacagggtgttcgcggtgcggttttttactattttttcaaaccaacccgcacatgcggtttttctaattttccaaaccgcacccgcaccacGAAACTAAAAAATCGAACTGCAAAAAATAGTGTGGTGCGATTTTtgcggtttggactatcaccaaataattaaactatcaaaaatacaataaaGTTTGAgtaacacttgtcaaaaataccataaggcttgaaaataaatatggaaaaaaaattaagtttcaacaatacaataattagtgggctttGAGTTGAACATTCAcctattggacctaaataaatataaaaattgttatttttataatgtgtggtgcggtgcggtttgaatcgcatattaacaattcaaaatcacAAACCGCATCGCACTGtgcggtttaggaaaaattcaaaccgcgaccgcactgcaaagaattttaaatctcatttttttgcggtgtggtgcagtgcgggcggtttgagcgaTTTGATGAACATTCCTACTTAATAATTagacataatattattatcttagaaaaaaattaacttttcatGCATACACTAGGGGAAAATTGGTCCCCTAAACTCATATTTTGCAACATTAAGAGACAAGGCCAATATTAAGTATAACCCCAAAATACACATACAGCTCAAAATCACCAtatctctcttctcttctctattctCTATTCTCTCTTCTCTAAATCTTACCCACTCACAAACTTCATTCTCTTCACTCATTTCATcatcaaataacataaaattttcGTACAAGCTACACTACATTCTCTTCACTCATTTTTGAACGGAGCATCATACACGAATTCAATGGGTAatgatttttctttatttaatctttTTACTGGttgttatatttagtttataatattattttgatgCTCGATCtattagttgttgttgttttatgtttttttttgtgtagAAATAATTGTTCTTCAAGTTTTTTGCGTTTTTTAGTTTCTGGTTTGTTTTCGTCTGGTCTAATAATGTATGATACGGGTCTGATGGTGGCCCGATGGTTAGTTCAGTTTCAAGGTTAGGGATGATGTCTAAATAGGTATGATGGTCAGTCCGATATGGCGTCCGATGCTCCTTAGAATTTTGTTTGATATGTCAGGTCCAATGTTATGTCGGATGGGTCTGATGGTTGTGTCTGACAAttttttgttggaatttatcaTATGTGGTCCGATATGGGTCTGCTTGTGTTCGATGCTTGACAGAGTTATGGCTTTTTGAGGATTTTTTTATCACATTTCTATAAGATTTTTgactaaaattttattttttaaatgtctGTGGATGACAGGTTTAACTATTTTTGTGTTCGCATAATGGTGTTTGGGAGCTTGAGGGTAGAGATTGGGTTTATAACTCAGCTAAACATTTGACATTCAAGATTGATACGAACTTAAGCTACTCATGTTTGGTTGATCGTTTGTACGAAGAGCTCAATGTTGACAAAGGGCAGTAGGACTTTGTTGACTTAAAAATTTGTACTAGACTTCTAAGCCACACCCACTCACTAGATTGACaagaatataaaaaattgtaaagtaATTAATGAGAGACACATCAAATTATAGTATTTCACCCCCTATGTTGTGATAGTAATGGGGCTACGCCTACTTCGAGTTTTTATTCTCACGAGATGGTGATTACAACAATTGTTTAAGAATCAGAAACTTCAAGCTCTAGAGAGAAAAAGTCTAGAGAGAGAAGCTCTGACCTTATGGGTAGTTTTctgaatatgaaatataaacTAAGGGAGCTAtccttttataggtgaaggaggcccacaaaaataggagataaattacaaataaaatattttccacCGTTGATGATGATCTAACGGTAAAAAGTAGCTTCTGGTAAAGATATTTACTTTTTGGTGTCTGGCGGGGCTCGCTACTAGATACTCGGAGCTTATTTTTGTATTTCCCTTGGGGGTGAATTTTGACGATGATAGCTTCAAAATTTCGCTTGGTGTGTGAGACATTACTTGATAAAGGGCTTAAATAGCTTCAAAACGCAAGTTAAATTGCATCAATCGGATAaaaattgagtgagttatggctACTGAAGTCAGTTCAGGTTctagcgcccaagttgacatctgACGTCAAATTAGACATGGTATATGTGTGAAAACATCCAAGGAGAGTCCTTTGAGATGCCCCAGTGATGTTTTGACACCCCTTAGTCCTTTTATATGTTTTGGTAAAGTTGGTCACTTGTTCTCGGAGATGTTGCTCTTTTGTAGAAATAGAAGACTCAAAACTTATGGCTTCTTGATGAGCTGAAATTAAAGTTGTGAATTTGTTTGATGTGACTTCATGGATCATTGCACTTGTGAAAAATAGACAAATGATGAAGATGACATTATATTCAGATAAGCAACACCCAACGAACAAGGCAAATGTTGACCTGGGCATTAGGGCCTTCTAACCCGAGCTTTGGGATTCTATTTTTGATACTTTTAAGGCTTCTAAGGCTTCTAAACTTGAGGACAGGGTCTCTCCCCTATTTTTGACAATGTCGGATTCCATGGTTGTATTAGATTTGACATTCAAGCATTTAGAGGTAGTGTCCCAGGTtgattgtcaacttgggcactaGGCACAATCCTAGGTGTTAACCTGGGCGCTGGGCCTTGTTTCTAGGGACTCGAGTTTGTTGGTTTCCTCCCTGAGTTTACTTGAATCTCCATTATCTCTAATGACAGTGAAGATGTTCGAAGCACTTTTTGCTGAACTGATTTGGAAACAGCCCAGtttgacaaaatgtcaacctgggctcAGGGCGCAGTCCTAAGTGTCAACTTGGGCATTGGGTCCCTATTCTACCCCTTTGGAAGTTCCGCTTGGTCCCCAAAACTAGTTAATTCTCAATATTTTATGAAGACAAAGATGATGCTCGAAATAATTCTAGGAAAACTCCATTTTTTATGGCCCAATTTGATAGATTGTCAACTGGATGCAGGGCCAGCCCCaagtgtcaacctgggcgctaggCCCTATTTTTTCCGCACAAACTTGTTATTTTTCCTTCGGAAGGACTTGTTCTACATTTTTGATGAAGACAAAttcaatgcaaaaaaaaaatcttctgtCTGACACTTGGAAGGCACCCATATTGAcaaattgtcaacctgggcgttggGTGCTCGGGGTGGCCCCCCCTTGGGTGCTCAAAAACCAACTTGCTCCAAATCTTATTttgatgcctcaaatatgtcCATGATATGTTTAGTTGATGTCCCAATGCAAGTTTTGGCCACTTTGAACTAAGAAAGTCCCGAAACCCTAGTTGAGGATGTCAACTTTGGCGCCAGGTGAAACCCTAAGTGCCCAGGTTGGTTTTCAGGTTGTAGGTTCGTGTAATTTTAGCTCCCAGACCTTGTACTAGGTTGCTCCATGTCTTTATGGTACAGATTATTGAAAGATAGTGGGTTGGATTCAAGTTATTAAAGTTTGAACTTCCATCCTGAAGATCCCAAAGTCAACCTGGGCACAAGGCTAGAGTTCCTTCCCAAGTTGACTACTATGACTCGAGTCTACTCAACTCTGTGATGTCATCCTTAATGTCATgtgtcaaacattgatgtccacATCACCAGGGAAAGTTTTTGTATTAACATTTTCCCCCAAGTCAATTTCACACTTGTGTGGAGTTGACTTGATGATGTGAACCAAGCCCGTTTCGCTCGAAAATACTAGATGGGCATCAATTTTTACAATCTTAGGCACTTGTATCAGTTTTGTAAGCAGTCCCAGCTTAATTAGGACTTTGAACACTGTTAATTAGTCTTTGGGAATTTTGAAAACCAATtaacaaagagaaaaaagaaaaaagtttatctttttttcgcttatcttttatctctttctttgaaaatttgagattttcttatttttgttaTGACATTAGGATTAATTGGATGGAATCTTAATCAAAGTTGAACATGTCATTAgaaattagagagagaaaggaagaagagaaaagactTTTTGGCCTTTTGCTTATCATTTATCTTATCTTTTCCTATGATTTCTCTAATTTTTCTTAAACTCAATAGCATTAGGAATTGTTGTTACCTTTTAAATTTGTATTCCTATTCCTAGTCGTAtaggaattttgaaataaacttaaaaaggaGAAGGGAAAAGATATAATtatatctttttcttttcatttaccTCTTCCTTagaaaactttaaatttaaaagactcCAAGTTGCTTTAGGATTAGGATATTGGACTCAACTATAaataattgtaataccctaaaATTTAGTAATTAGATTAGAAAGTATAACTAAGTTA is a genomic window of Cannabis sativa cultivar Pink pepper isolate KNU-18-1 chromosome 9, ASM2916894v1, whole genome shotgun sequence containing:
- the LOC115723810 gene encoding uncharacterized protein LOC115723810, yielding MSEHWDGRFPVKISESYDMFMLSFGCEGDKIRVLNREPFHFQNHRIVLHTPEIGKNFTSEDLKFTPFWVQVFRLPFLSKTKSLAFALGNIVGEYIDVFEDSLNEGWGPFLRIRVKIDVTKPLKRGRMISLTHVKDKFWVEFRYERLPEYCMECGRIGHPYNKCQIYLEQLDNGEEPALEYQPYIKGSPLPTSSCDRYRTDFSKGDAWPLLTRLAKKSLTAAIPNL